From Pedobacter indicus, a single genomic window includes:
- a CDS encoding MlaE family ABC transporter permease: protein MFFTYFGKYLILLKKVFKKPEKWSIYWKEIILNMNNIGVGSLSLVGIISTFIGAVMTMQIAFQLVSDLIPSSIIGQINRDSSILELSPTITALVLAGKVGSSISSQIGSMRVSEQIDALEIMGINAPGYLILPKIIAGITMVPLLVIVSIFLSLAGGLMGGALSGAVTPAEYINGITSDFNGYTVSVALVKAFVFGFIITSVSAFQGFYVEGGSLEVGYASTKSVVVSCITILACDYIITAVML, encoded by the coding sequence ATGTTTTTTACTTACTTCGGCAAATACCTAATTCTTTTAAAAAAGGTTTTCAAGAAACCTGAAAAATGGAGCATTTATTGGAAAGAGATCATCCTGAACATGAATAACATCGGTGTTGGCTCGTTGAGTCTGGTCGGTATCATTTCAACTTTTATCGGAGCTGTAATGACCATGCAAATTGCCTTCCAGCTCGTGTCTGATCTGATCCCTTCTTCCATTATCGGGCAAATCAACCGTGACTCCAGTATTTTGGAGCTAAGCCCGACCATCACAGCGCTTGTCCTTGCCGGGAAAGTGGGTTCATCTATTTCCTCACAAATCGGCTCTATGCGCGTTTCAGAACAGATTGATGCGCTTGAAATTATGGGGATCAACGCCCCGGGTTACTTGATCTTACCAAAGATCATAGCGGGTATCACCATGGTTCCTTTATTGGTTATTGTATCTATTTTTCTGTCGCTCGCTGGCGGACTTATGGGAGGAGCCTTGTCCGGAGCTGTTACACCAGCGGAATACATCAACGGTATTACGAGTGATTTTAATGGCTATACCGTTTCAGTGGCTCTCGTGAAAGCCTTTGTTTTCGGCTTTATCATCACCTCGGTTTCCGCTTTTCAAGGATTCTATGTAGAAGGTGGCTCCCTGGAAGTAGGCTATGCAAGTACAAAGAGTGTGGTGGTGAGTTGTATTACCATCTTAGCTTGTGATTATATTATTACGGCTGTAATGTTATAA
- a CDS encoding ABC transporter ATP-binding protein: MIEIVDIYKSFGDNEVLKGISATFEPGKISLIIGGSGSGKSTLLKCMVGLHKPNAGRVLYNKADFTRMSFDDRIPIRKEIGMLFQNSALFDSMTVEQNIMFSLDMFTDMSRSEKVDRANFCLERVNLKGTNDLYPAELSGGMKKRVGIARAISMTPKYLFCDEPNSGLDPQTSILIDELIQDLTEEFNTTTIVVTHDMNSVMGIGDYILFLYKGQKKWEGSNKEIAHTDIKELNDFVFASPFMKVAKNSF, encoded by the coding sequence ATGATTGAGATCGTAGATATTTATAAATCCTTTGGTGACAATGAAGTTTTAAAAGGCATATCCGCTACCTTTGAACCCGGCAAAATCAGCCTGATTATTGGTGGATCGGGTTCTGGGAAAAGTACACTATTGAAGTGCATGGTAGGCCTACATAAGCCCAATGCGGGCAGGGTCTTATATAACAAAGCCGATTTTACCCGTATGTCTTTTGATGACCGCATCCCCATCCGAAAAGAAATTGGTATGCTCTTCCAAAATTCAGCACTCTTTGACTCGATGACAGTTGAGCAAAATATCATGTTCTCCCTGGATATGTTTACTGACATGAGCCGGAGTGAGAAAGTCGATCGCGCCAACTTCTGTTTGGAGAGAGTGAACCTAAAGGGAACCAACGACCTATATCCAGCAGAACTATCCGGTGGTATGAAAAAAAGAGTAGGTATTGCTCGAGCCATTTCTATGACCCCGAAATACCTGTTTTGTGATGAACCCAATTCAGGTCTGGATCCACAGACATCGATCCTGATCGATGAGCTGATCCAAGATCTAACTGAAGAATTCAACACCACAACAATCGTTGTAACCCACGATATGAACTCCGTTATGGGTATTGGTGATTACATCTTGTTCCTCTATAAAGGCCAGAAGAAATGGGAAGGCTCCAACAAAGAAATTGCACATACCGATATCAAGGAGCTAAACGATTTTGTATTTGCCAGCCCTTTTATGAAAGTTGCTAAAAATAGTTTTTAA
- a CDS encoding class I SAM-dependent methyltransferase, translating to MAGTSNSLLTTPSEWIDYQLIDSGNGEKLERFGSITLIRPEPNANWPKSLSGEEWHQRHHARFVARSSTQGEWVKKSKTNPSDWQITYQVGPIDIKFRLALTKFKHVGIFPEQAANWQYIAASLRKMKSQTPKVLNLFAYTGGASLVARACGADVTHVDSIKQVVSWANQNQELSGLKDIRWVVEDAFKFVKRETKRGNGYHGIILDPPAYGHGPKGERWKLEDQIEEMIEQVITLLDPKEHFFILNTYTSGFSSENIEKLIKTHYPQVRNLETGDLYLRPSGKHSTGKEKLIMSNYGRFRKIL from the coding sequence ATGGCCGGGACATCCAACTCTTTACTGACCACACCTAGTGAGTGGATCGACTATCAACTCATTGACAGTGGTAATGGCGAAAAACTAGAGCGTTTTGGCTCCATCACGCTTATCCGCCCTGAGCCGAACGCCAATTGGCCCAAATCGCTGTCCGGTGAAGAGTGGCACCAAAGGCATCATGCACGTTTTGTTGCTCGCTCCAGCACCCAAGGCGAATGGGTTAAAAAATCCAAGACCAACCCATCCGACTGGCAGATTACTTATCAAGTCGGACCCATTGACATCAAATTCAGACTAGCGCTTACCAAGTTTAAACATGTCGGCATTTTCCCAGAACAAGCGGCCAACTGGCAATATATAGCAGCTTCTCTGCGTAAGATGAAAAGTCAAACACCCAAAGTGTTGAACCTCTTCGCCTACACCGGAGGCGCTTCCCTAGTTGCCAGGGCCTGTGGGGCAGATGTGACCCATGTCGACTCCATCAAGCAAGTAGTTAGCTGGGCTAATCAGAACCAGGAATTATCCGGGCTTAAGGATATCCGCTGGGTTGTTGAGGATGCTTTTAAATTCGTGAAGCGTGAAACCAAGCGCGGAAATGGCTATCATGGGATCATCCTTGACCCTCCGGCATACGGTCATGGGCCCAAGGGTGAACGATGGAAACTGGAGGATCAGATCGAAGAAATGATTGAACAGGTTATCACGCTATTGGATCCCAAAGAACATTTTTTTATTCTAAACACATACACGTCCGGGTTCTCATCGGAGAATATTGAAAAATTAATTAAAACACATTATCCTCAGGTCCGCAACCTGGAAACCGGGGATCTATACCTACGGCCATCCGGTAAACATTCAACTGGCAAAGAAAAACTGATCATGAGCAATTATGGTCGTTTTAGAAAAATCCTATAA
- the msrA gene encoding peptide-methionine (S)-S-oxide reductase MsrA, translating to MKATLGGGCFWCTEAVFQKLEGLNEIIPGYMGGTKENPTYEEVCTGTTGHAEVIQVDYDENVLNYQDILGVFFKTHDPTTLNRQGNDIGTQYRSEIFYHNEEQKEQAEGFIKGLTEQQVFDRPIVTKVSPADTFYEAEDYHVNYFNRNPNQPYCAAVIRPKVDRFVQSLAQG from the coding sequence ATGAAAGCAACTTTAGGAGGCGGATGTTTTTGGTGTACCGAAGCAGTATTCCAGAAGCTCGAAGGTCTTAATGAAATCATACCAGGCTATATGGGTGGAACCAAAGAAAACCCTACCTACGAGGAAGTCTGCACCGGCACAACCGGGCATGCAGAAGTTATTCAAGTTGATTATGATGAGAACGTATTGAATTATCAGGATATCTTAGGAGTTTTCTTCAAGACCCATGACCCAACAACGCTAAACCGTCAGGGCAATGATATCGGAACACAGTACCGTTCAGAAATCTTCTACCATAATGAAGAGCAAAAAGAACAGGCAGAAGGCTTTATTAAAGGGCTGACTGAACAGCAAGTATTTGACCGGCCTATTGTGACCAAGGTATCTCCTGCGGACACCTTTTACGAAGCCGAAGACTACCATGTCAACTATTTCAATCGAAACCCCAATCAACCCTATTGTGCTGCGGTAATACGCCCGAAGGTTGATAGATTCGTTCAAAGCCTGGCGCAGGGGTAA
- a CDS encoding DNA gyrase/topoisomerase IV subunit A: protein MSEEINQNNELPEEEGNGELSGSRVIPLSGLYERWFLDYASYVILDRAVPYINDGLKPVQRRILHSLKELDDGRYNKAANVIGNTMKYHPHGDASIGDAMVQLGQKNLLIDTQGNWGDPITGDSAAAPRYIEGRLSKFANDVVFNPDTTVWQLSYDGRNREPVTLPVKFPLLLAQGAEGIAVGLATKIMPHNFIELLDGCILALRGERPNILPDFPTGGLADCSAYNEGMRGGRIKVRAKIEERDRKTLAITEVPFGVTTGSLIDSVISANDKGKIKIKKIEDNTAQNVEIIVHLASGVSPDVTIDALYAFTDCEISISPNTCVIKNDKPQFMSVNDVLIENAKFTRGLLKQELEIRLNDLLEKIFFSSLLKIFIQEGMYKHPDYENAGNFETVVEVLNRLFEPFFPQFYREILPEDYKRLIDKPMSSITRFDVKKADEQMKAYEDEIKKVKHHLRHLTDYAVAWFERLKEKYGEGRERKTELRTFEKVTAADVALANIKFYVNRADGFIGTGLRKDEYVGDCSDLDDIIVFREDGQMVVTKIQDKVFVGKGIIHVAVFKKGDDRTVYNMIYRDGKTGVSYVKRFSILGVTRDKEYNLTTGNKGCKVLYFTANPNGEAEVVNVQLRAHSKLRKLQLDIDFTEIAIKGRGSKGNIVTKYPIKKIVLKSKGVSTLAGRKIWFDETLSRLNVDGRGLYLGEFDGDDKILVVLKDGSYELRSFDLSTHFDHEYLKLEKYDPERVYSVIHKDGKSGNYYVKRFLIENMPIGKRTSLINEETGSRLIIISNADHPIVKVDIEKGKSKTQESYEQDLAEFIDVKGMKAQGNRLTPHTVKKLSLLSAEKTADERGAEDKGTEEKKPGGEEVVAEEKSGNSEAATEKPGNTEDANTKEEPEKKATRKIDLEITNPDDIDMDDKGQMGLF from the coding sequence ATGAGTGAAGAAATAAATCAAAATAATGAATTGCCGGAAGAAGAAGGAAATGGGGAGTTGTCGGGTAGTCGGGTAATTCCTCTTTCGGGTTTATATGAGCGGTGGTTTCTAGATTATGCGTCCTATGTGATTCTTGATAGGGCGGTCCCTTATATCAACGATGGTTTAAAGCCAGTACAGAGGCGTATTCTGCACTCTTTGAAGGAACTGGATGATGGCCGGTATAACAAAGCGGCGAATGTGATCGGTAATACGATGAAGTATCATCCGCATGGGGATGCTTCGATTGGCGACGCGATGGTGCAATTGGGGCAGAAAAACCTATTGATTGACACGCAGGGTAACTGGGGGGATCCGATTACGGGTGATTCGGCTGCGGCACCGAGGTATATTGAGGGGCGCCTGTCGAAGTTTGCCAACGATGTGGTTTTCAATCCGGATACGACGGTATGGCAGTTAAGCTATGACGGCCGGAATAGAGAACCGGTGACTTTGCCGGTGAAGTTTCCATTGCTTTTGGCGCAAGGGGCTGAAGGGATTGCTGTGGGGCTGGCGACCAAGATCATGCCGCATAACTTTATCGAATTGCTCGATGGCTGTATCTTGGCATTAAGGGGCGAACGGCCGAATATCTTGCCTGATTTTCCAACCGGGGGGCTGGCTGACTGTTCTGCCTATAATGAGGGGATGCGTGGTGGGCGGATTAAAGTGCGAGCGAAGATTGAGGAACGCGATAGGAAAACATTGGCGATTACGGAAGTGCCGTTTGGGGTCACAACAGGCAGTTTGATTGATAGTGTGATCTCTGCAAACGATAAGGGTAAGATCAAGATCAAAAAGATTGAAGATAACACGGCACAGAACGTAGAGATTATCGTGCATCTGGCTTCGGGGGTTTCTCCGGATGTGACCATCGATGCTTTATATGCTTTTACGGATTGTGAAATCTCAATTTCGCCGAATACCTGTGTCATTAAGAATGACAAGCCCCAGTTTATGAGTGTGAACGATGTGCTGATCGAAAATGCGAAGTTTACACGGGGTTTGTTGAAACAGGAGTTAGAGATTAGGTTAAATGATTTGCTTGAGAAGATTTTCTTTAGTTCACTACTGAAGATCTTTATTCAGGAAGGGATGTACAAACATCCTGATTATGAAAATGCAGGTAACTTTGAGACAGTGGTTGAGGTGCTGAACAGGCTGTTTGAACCTTTCTTTCCTCAGTTTTACCGGGAAATTTTGCCGGAAGATTATAAACGCTTGATCGATAAGCCGATGAGCAGCATTACACGCTTTGATGTGAAAAAGGCGGACGAGCAGATGAAGGCTTATGAGGATGAGATTAAGAAGGTGAAGCATCATTTGAGGCACCTGACGGATTATGCGGTGGCATGGTTTGAAAGGCTGAAGGAGAAATATGGTGAAGGAAGGGAGAGGAAAACGGAGCTGCGGACTTTTGAGAAGGTGACAGCAGCGGATGTGGCGCTAGCGAATATTAAATTTTACGTGAACCGTGCGGATGGGTTCATCGGTACAGGACTGCGGAAGGATGAGTATGTAGGTGACTGTTCGGACTTGGACGATATCATTGTGTTCCGGGAAGATGGACAGATGGTGGTGACGAAGATTCAGGATAAGGTGTTTGTCGGCAAAGGGATCATCCATGTAGCGGTGTTTAAGAAAGGAGACGACCGAACGGTCTACAATATGATTTACCGGGATGGTAAAACGGGGGTTTCCTACGTTAAGCGCTTTTCTATTTTAGGAGTAACGCGCGATAAGGAGTATAATTTGACAACCGGTAACAAAGGCTGTAAGGTGCTGTATTTTACGGCGAACCCGAATGGTGAAGCAGAAGTGGTGAATGTGCAGTTGAGGGCGCACTCGAAATTGAGAAAGCTGCAGCTGGATATTGATTTTACTGAGATTGCCATTAAGGGCCGGGGCTCTAAAGGGAATATTGTTACCAAGTATCCGATCAAGAAAATCGTGTTGAAAAGTAAAGGTGTATCTACCTTGGCGGGGCGTAAGATCTGGTTTGACGAAACACTGAGCCGTTTGAATGTCGATGGTCGCGGTTTGTACCTGGGTGAATTTGATGGTGACGATAAGATTTTGGTGGTGCTGAAAGATGGTAGCTATGAGTTGCGTTCTTTCGACTTAAGTACGCATTTCGATCATGAATATTTGAAACTGGAAAAATATGACCCGGAACGTGTGTACTCGGTTATACACAAGGACGGAAAGTCGGGAAATTACTATGTGAAGCGCTTCCTGATTGAAAATATGCCGATTGGGAAAAGAACGAGCCTGATTAATGAAGAGACGGGGTCGCGACTGATAATTATTAGTAATGCGGATCACCCGATCGTAAAAGTGGATATCGAAAAGGGGAAGTCAAAAACTCAGGAAAGCTATGAACAAGACTTGGCTGAATTTATTGACGTGAAAGGGATGAAGGCTCAGGGGAATCGACTGACGCCGCATACGGTTAAGAAACTTAGTCTGCTGTCAGCAGAGAAGACGGCAGACGAGCGTGGTGCAGAAGACAAGGGAACCGAGGAGAAAAAGCCGGGTGGCGAAGAAGTCGTAGCTGAAGAGAAGTCCGGTAATTCGGAGGCTGCTACCGAGAAGCCCGGTAATACGGAGGATGCTAATACAAAGGAAGAACCAGAAAAGAAAGCTACCAGGAAAATCGACCTGGAGATTACCAATCCGGATGATATAGATATGGATGATAAAGGACAAATGGGCTTATTTTAA
- a CDS encoding M28 family metallopeptidase yields MQLKLAFAVKIRIQVNYTIFIFYFKRTNTLSPMKQTLTCLFLASATLVACNNNETSEAPAVDSVAMNAISEENFVNTVKTLSSDEFLGRMPFTEGETKTINYLKEQFESLGLQPGNGDSYFQEVPLVEITSHPSETLTLSGENGSINLSLLDDFVMGSRHLEETIQVDDSELIFAGFGIVAPEYDWNDYEGLDVKGKTVVVMVNDPGYYDKKLFKGETMTYYGRWTYKFEEAARQGATGILIIHDTGAASYGWNVVRSGWSGPQMALESADNGASLAQFEGWISAESAKQMFALAGVDADVIEQAKKPGFKAVDLGLSTSVTIKNEVERSTSNNVIAKLEGSKRPDEVIIYAGHWDHLGVGEPLEGDSIYNGAIDNATGIAAILEIAKAFTQASVPPERTILFMGLTAEEQGLLGSEYYATNPIYPLAKTVANINIDAMGAMGETNDITVIGLGQSEMDEYIGNAAKLQDRKVEGDRNPSAGSFFRSDHFNFAKVGVPAIYAGGGSDYVDKSEEAQAKREMFAGRYHTQKDEYDESYWQMDGIMNDIRLFFQVGYTLSMETTFPKWKEGSEFKEAGEKR; encoded by the coding sequence ATGCAATTAAAATTAGCATTTGCTGTAAAAATACGAATTCAAGTAAATTATACTATTTTTATTTTTTATTTCAAACGAACGAACACATTATCACCGATGAAACAAACACTCACTTGTCTATTCCTTGCCAGTGCCACGCTCGTAGCCTGCAACAATAATGAAACTTCAGAGGCACCCGCGGTTGACTCCGTTGCCATGAATGCCATCAGCGAAGAAAACTTTGTCAATACCGTTAAAACGCTCTCTTCTGATGAGTTCCTGGGCCGCATGCCCTTCACCGAAGGCGAAACCAAAACCATCAACTACCTCAAAGAGCAATTTGAAAGCCTGGGCCTGCAACCAGGTAATGGCGACAGCTATTTTCAGGAGGTGCCTTTGGTTGAGATCACTTCGCATCCAAGTGAAACGCTGACCCTCAGCGGCGAGAACGGCAGCATCAACCTAAGCCTGCTGGATGATTTTGTCATGGGCAGCCGTCATTTAGAAGAAACCATTCAGGTAGATGACAGCGAATTGATCTTTGCCGGCTTTGGAATTGTTGCCCCTGAATACGACTGGAATGATTATGAAGGACTGGACGTCAAAGGCAAAACCGTTGTGGTGATGGTGAACGACCCCGGTTATTACGATAAAAAACTATTCAAAGGTGAAACCATGACCTATTATGGCCGGTGGACCTACAAATTTGAGGAAGCTGCACGCCAAGGCGCTACCGGCATCCTGATCATCCACGATACCGGCGCAGCCAGCTATGGGTGGAACGTAGTCCGCTCTGGCTGGAGCGGCCCGCAGATGGCTTTAGAGTCAGCCGACAACGGAGCCTCCCTCGCCCAATTTGAAGGATGGATCAGTGCTGAATCAGCCAAGCAGATGTTTGCCCTGGCCGGTGTTGATGCCGATGTGATAGAACAAGCCAAAAAGCCAGGCTTCAAAGCAGTCGACTTAGGGCTCAGCACCAGCGTCACGATCAAAAATGAAGTAGAGCGTTCCACTTCAAACAACGTCATCGCCAAACTCGAAGGCAGCAAAAGACCTGATGAGGTTATTATCTACGCCGGCCACTGGGATCACCTGGGTGTTGGCGAACCCTTGGAAGGCGATTCCATTTACAATGGGGCGATTGACAATGCTACCGGCATAGCCGCCATCCTTGAGATTGCCAAAGCCTTCACCCAAGCCAGTGTTCCACCAGAACGAACTATTCTATTTATGGGTCTAACCGCCGAAGAGCAAGGCCTGCTGGGTTCAGAATACTATGCCACCAACCCCATCTACCCTTTAGCCAAAACAGTTGCTAACATCAACATCGATGCGATGGGCGCCATGGGCGAAACCAACGATATTACCGTAATCGGTCTCGGCCAATCTGAAATGGATGAATATATCGGGAATGCTGCCAAACTGCAAGATCGGAAGGTAGAGGGCGACCGCAACCCATCCGCCGGATCCTTTTTCCGTTCCGACCATTTCAACTTTGCCAAAGTAGGCGTTCCAGCCATCTACGCTGGTGGAGGAAGCGACTACGTTGACAAAAGCGAAGAAGCCCAAGCCAAGCGTGAAATGTTTGCCGGCCGTTACCATACTCAAAAAGATGAGTACGACGAATCTTACTGGCAGATGGACGGTATTATGAATGATATCCGGCTCTTCTTTCAGGTGGGTTATACCCTAAGCATGGAAACAACCTTCCCGAAATGGAAAGAAGGGTCTGAGTTTAAAGAAGCGGGAGAGAAAAGGTAA
- a CDS encoding nucleotidyl transferase AbiEii/AbiGii toxin family protein: MIREWLDSYKPRNEQDAKDALREIMQEIALAGLYRAGFFERAAFYGGTALRIFYGLDRFSEDLDFSLLEVDPEFDLGKYQETIVHEFQSLGMEVSIAEKKKAVKSNINSAFLKSETLWRELVLEGVIPQQGIDRIANIKIKIEVDTEPPLGFETEEKLLLRPFSFYVKCLILPDLFAGKMHALLFRKWGQNVKGRDWYDMEWYIKKGTVLNLRHFALRAQDSGDWDKDTITENEFRELLTKKIDTVNMRYVKEDIKRFIRDQSSLDIWSPEYFHELVGHLKVKEK, from the coding sequence ATGATAAGGGAGTGGTTGGACAGCTATAAGCCTAGAAATGAACAAGACGCTAAAGATGCGCTGAGGGAAATCATGCAGGAAATTGCGCTTGCTGGTCTTTACAGAGCGGGTTTTTTTGAAAGGGCCGCTTTTTATGGCGGAACGGCGTTGAGGATATTTTATGGATTGGATCGGTTTTCGGAGGATCTAGACTTTTCACTACTTGAGGTCGATCCGGAATTTGATCTGGGTAAATATCAGGAAACCATTGTCCATGAATTTCAATCGTTGGGGATGGAAGTGTCTATAGCAGAGAAGAAGAAAGCTGTCAAAAGCAATATTAATTCGGCATTTCTAAAGTCCGAAACCCTTTGGAGAGAACTGGTTTTGGAAGGTGTTATCCCCCAGCAGGGAATCGATCGGATCGCCAACATTAAAATCAAGATTGAAGTAGATACTGAACCTCCTTTAGGTTTCGAAACGGAAGAGAAGCTACTCCTGCGGCCGTTTTCATTTTATGTAAAGTGCCTCATCCTTCCTGATTTATTTGCAGGTAAGATGCATGCGCTTCTCTTTCGTAAATGGGGACAAAATGTAAAGGGACGGGATTGGTATGATATGGAATGGTACATTAAAAAAGGAACCGTCCTTAATCTGCGACATTTTGCTTTGCGAGCTCAAGATAGCGGTGATTGGGATAAGGATACGATTACCGAAAATGAATTTAGGGAGCTGTTGACTAAAAAAATCGATACGGTAAACATGCGATATGTTAAAGAAGATATTAAGCGCTTCATTCGCGATCAAAGTAGTCTTGACATATGGAGTCCGGAATATTTCCATGAACTGGTGGGTCACTTGAAAGTGAAGGAAAAATGA
- a CDS encoding type IV toxin-antitoxin system AbiEi family antitoxin domain-containing protein: MDITRTIGLHADNLLPHHLLMSWLKAYKRPNDKILALKAQGILEPLKKGLYIAGPSVTDKRPDVLLVANHLLGPSYVSVETALSYYGLIPERVYEISSMTTKVSRSFNTVLGMFTYTRLPLPYYSFGLKMLHLPSDQYAIVASPEKALCDKIVTTSGLTLRSTRNAYAYIVDDMRIDESALNDLDTDMIKGWLPDAPKRESLWMMTKMIEQL, from the coding sequence ATGGATATTACCCGGACGATAGGTCTCCATGCAGACAACCTCTTGCCACATCATTTATTGATGTCGTGGTTGAAGGCCTATAAGCGGCCAAATGATAAAATTTTGGCGCTGAAAGCCCAGGGTATTCTAGAGCCATTGAAAAAGGGTCTGTACATCGCTGGACCTTCGGTAACCGATAAAAGGCCTGACGTGTTGCTGGTCGCGAACCATTTACTGGGACCAAGCTATGTGTCGGTGGAAACGGCTTTGTCTTACTATGGTTTAATACCAGAACGGGTATATGAAATATCATCCATGACGACAAAGGTGTCCCGTTCTTTCAATACGGTATTGGGTATGTTCACATATACGCGCCTACCATTGCCCTATTATTCCTTTGGTTTAAAGATGCTTCACCTCCCTTCTGATCAGTATGCTATAGTGGCATCACCGGAAAAAGCATTGTGCGATAAAATAGTAACGACATCTGGACTGACATTAAGAAGTACCCGCAATGCCTATGCCTATATTGTTGATGATATGCGGATAGATGAATCGGCATTAAATGACCTAGATACGGATATGATAAAGGGATGGCTTCCTGACGCACCCAAAAGAGAAAGTTTATGGATGATGACTAAAATGATTGAACAATTATGA
- the rhuM gene encoding RhuM family protein, translating to MKNIFREEELDLNSVGYRVNSKRGTQFCIWANQVLKEYLIKGYAVNEQRLREQTEQFKSLKHTVNLLGNVLKNKELTSDEATGLLKVVTDYSYALDMINLINPRNE from the coding sequence TTGAAAAACATTTTTAGGGAAGAAGAATTAGACCTTAATTCAGTTGGATATCGAGTGAACTCGAAGCGGGGTACACAGTTCTGCATCTGGGCCAATCAGGTGCTAAAAGAATATCTGATAAAAGGTTATGCGGTCAACGAGCAACGATTAAGGGAACAGACAGAACAGTTCAAATCGTTAAAGCATACCGTGAACCTGTTGGGCAATGTATTAAAGAATAAAGAACTGACCTCTGACGAAGCCACCGGCCTGTTAAAGGTGGTCACGGATTACAGCTATGCCCTTGACATGATCAACCTGATAAATCCACGAAACGAATAA
- a CDS encoding ATP-binding protein, with translation MELSQTKNFTLVIDEFQEFNTVNPSVYSEMQNIWDRNKRTSKINLILCGSIYSLMSKIFEHAKEPLFGRATARIHVKAFTISTLKEILADYRPNYSNDDLLAFYLVTGGVAKYVELLIEAKALSFKSIINTVLSENSLFLDEGKNVLIDEFGKEYGNYFSILSLIASSKTSRVEIESIMEMPVGGFLDRLENEFSLITKVRPIFSKPGSRSVKYRINDNFLNFWFRFIYKYRSTVEIGNLDYLKEIIKRDYSTYSGAILEKYFIEKMVEEGIYSNIGTYWEKGNINEIDIVAINDIEKSAIIAKVKRKKENINLESVKSKAKNLLTGLPNYHVEFLDLSVEDM, from the coding sequence ATGGAATTATCCCAAACCAAAAATTTTACACTGGTTATTGATGAGTTCCAGGAATTTAACACGGTCAACCCCTCTGTCTACAGCGAAATGCAAAACATTTGGGATCGTAATAAACGGACGAGCAAAATCAACCTGATCCTCTGTGGCTCCATATACTCATTGATGAGTAAAATATTTGAGCATGCAAAAGAACCCCTTTTCGGGAGGGCGACCGCCAGAATACATGTTAAGGCCTTTACCATTTCAACACTCAAGGAAATTTTGGCAGATTACCGTCCTAACTATTCCAACGATGACCTGCTGGCCTTCTATCTGGTTACGGGGGGCGTCGCTAAATATGTCGAACTGCTCATCGAAGCAAAGGCATTGAGCTTTAAGTCCATCATCAATACCGTCCTTTCCGAAAATTCTCTTTTTTTAGATGAAGGGAAAAATGTTCTCATTGATGAATTTGGCAAGGAATATGGCAACTACTTTTCTATTTTATCACTCATCGCTTCATCCAAAACGTCCAGAGTAGAAATCGAATCGATAATGGAGATGCCTGTCGGCGGATTTTTAGACCGTCTGGAAAATGAGTTCAGTTTGATAACCAAGGTGCGTCCAATTTTTTCAAAGCCGGGCAGCCGATCTGTCAAATACCGGATCAATGACAACTTTTTAAATTTCTGGTTTCGTTTTATATACAAATACCGGAGTACCGTGGAAATCGGGAACTTAGACTATCTAAAGGAAATCATAAAACGAGATTATTCAACCTACAGTGGGGCTATCCTTGAAAAGTACTTTATCGAAAAAATGGTTGAGGAGGGTATTTATTCTAATATCGGGACATATTGGGAAAAGGGCAATATTAATGAAATTGATATTGTGGCGATAAACGACATCGAGAAGTCCGCCATTATTGCAAAAGTTAAACGAAAAAAAGAAAACATTAACCTCGAAAGCGTAAAATCGAAAGCAAAGAACCTACTAACCGGACTCCCTAACTATCACGTCGAGTTTCTTGACCTATCTGTTGAGGATATGTAG